Part of the Salinimonas iocasae genome, GCTTAAGCGAGTTTCGTAGCCGAACCTCACGAGCAAACATTTCCATCAGCTTGATTTCTGCAGCGGTTACATCGCCATTGGCAGGAATAATGTCGTACTTGCCCGAGGTATCTTTGACCACGACCTCTTCTACCGGCTTTTCTTCAATAAGCAACTCGAAGCAAGTCGCGGGCACATCGTATTTGTCCAGGCCACTGCCCATTGTGGCGTTACCCTGCGGATCCAAATCAATAAGCAGCACTTTACGCTTAGTCGCTGCCATGGAGGCCGCCACATTTACAGCGGTGGTTGTTTTACCCACGCCGCCTTTCTGATTCGCAATTGCGATAACCTTTGCCACACTTAATCCTGTTATGCTTTGTGAATTGTCACCAAATGACGCTCGCCGACAAGATCCGGCACTTCAAGGGTCAGTACAGACTCAACGCTAAAGTGATTACTTACTTCATCAATTTCGCTCTGAGGGAACTGGCCTTTTAGCGCAAGGTATTTGCCATTTGAATCTACCAGATGCTCGCACCAGTGCAACATATCTTTTAATGAGGCAAACGCGCGACTTAATACAATATCATAAGGCGCATTCTCTGTGTGTGCTTCCACCCGATCATGCACGCATTCTACATTATCCAGCTTAAGTTCGTGCACGCATTGTTTCATAAAGCGCACACGTTTACCCAGACTGTCGAGCAGTGTAAAACGGGTTTCAGGCAAAACTATGGCCAGCGGCATTCCGGGTAAACCAGGACCGGTGCCCACATCAATAACGTTATGTGCGGTAATGTGGGGCATCACACTTAGTGAATCAAGCAGATGTTTTACGACCATTTGTTCAGGATCACGGACTGATGTGAGGTTATAGGCCTTGTTCCATTTATGCATCAGTGCGACATAGGCCACCAGCTTTTGCTGCTGTTCTTGTGTGACCATCAATCCCATTGTCTGAATGCCGGCTGAAAGCATGCCAACCAGTTTTTCAGTGTCTACTTGACTACTCACGCGCTGATACGCTCCTGTTTACGTAATAAACCATGCTTTTTGAGGTAAACCAGAAGCAACGAAATTGCGGCCGGTGTAATACCGGAAATTCTTGATGCTTTACCAATCGTCTCTGGCCGCGCTTCGGTTAGCTTAGCTACCACCTCGTTTGAAAGGCCGGAGATTTTGCTGTAATCGAAGTCATCTGGCAACAACGTATTTTCATGTCGCTGAGCTTTGGCTATCTCATCCATCTGACGGGCGATATAACCGGCGTATTTGATTTGTATCTCCACCTGCTCTGCGGCAATAGGATCATCAATCCCCGGACCTAACTCATCGATTTGCATAAGTTTGCGATACGTCATTTCAGGGCGGCGAATCAGTTCTTCCAAAGAATGTTCACGGCTTACCGGGTTTTTAAGGATCTCGTTGAGGGATGCCGCAGCACTATGCTCCGGGTGGATCCATTGGCCACGAAGACGCTGCTGTTCTTTTTCAACCGCTTCCATCTTGTGATTGAAAGACGCCCAGCGCGCATCATCGACTAATCCGATCTCACGACCTAAAGCGGTCAAACGCATATCCGCATTGTCTTCACGCAGTAGAAGTCGATATTCAGCCCGGCTGGTGAACATGCGGTAGGGTTCTTTGGTGCCCATTGTCGCCAGATCATCAATCAATACGCCCATGTACGCCTGATCACGACGCAGAACCAACGGATCTTTCTGTTTGACTTGTAGTGCAGCATTGGCACCAGCCACAAGTCCCTGAGCACCGGCTTCTTCGTAACCTGTTGTGCCATTTATCTGGCCAGCAAAAAACAGACCTTTGATGTATTTGGTCTCAAGCGTTTGCTTCAGGTCGCGAGGATCAAAGAAGTCATATTCGATGGCATAGCCCGGACGAACGATATGCGCGTTTTCAAAACCATTGATAGAGCGAACCAGCTCCATCTGAATGTCAAAGGGCAGACTAGTGGAAATGCCGTTTGGATACACTTCCATACTGTTAAGCCCCTCAGGCTCAACAAAAATCTGATGTGAAGATTTGTCGGCAAAGCGCGTTATTTTGTCCTCGATGCTGGGACAGTAACGCGGACCAACACCCTCAATGACACCGGTAAACATTGGTGACCGATCCAACCCACCACGGATAATTTCATGGGTACGCTCATTGGTGTGCGTGATATAGCACGGGATCTGCTTAGGGTGCATAGCACGGTTGCCCATGAAAGAAACCATAGGAACCGGATCATCGCCAGGCTGAGCCTGCATTTTAGAAAAATCCAGACTGCGGGCATCAAGACGCGCAGGTGTTCCTGTTTTCAAACGGTCAACTCTGAAAGGCAACGCTCGCAGGCGTTCAGCCAACGCTACGGAAGGAGGATCGCCGGCTCTGCCGCCGCGATAATTTTCAAGACCAATATGGATCGTGCCGCCTAAAAACGTACCGACAGTCAGAACGACAGATTTTGCCTTAAACTTAAGACCCATCTGGGTTACCACACCGGTTACCTGATCATTTTCAACGATTAGATCATCACAACTTTGCTGAAAAAGCGTGAGGTTTGGCTGCTCTTCGACCATTTTTCTGATCGCCTGACGATATAAGGTCCGATCAGCCTGTGCCCGGGTTGCGCGTACAGCGGGTCCTTTGCTGGAATTCAAGGTTCTGAACTGAATACCAGCTTGATCGGTGGCGAGACCCATGGCACCACCTAATGCATCGATCTCTTTAACCAGGTGTCCCTTGCCGATACCGCCGATCGCAGGATTACAGGACATTTGCCCAATGGTTTCGATATTGTGAGTCAGCAACAATGTATTGGCCCCCATGCGGGCTGATGC contains:
- the rsmG gene encoding 16S rRNA (guanine(527)-N(7))-methyltransferase RsmG produces the protein MLSAGIQTMGLMVTQEQQQKLVAYVALMHKWNKAYNLTSVRDPEQMVVKHLLDSLSVMPHITAHNVIDVGTGPGLPGMPLAIVLPETRFTLLDSLGKRVRFMKQCVHELKLDNVECVHDRVEAHTENAPYDIVLSRAFASLKDMLHWCEHLVDSNGKYLALKGQFPQSEIDEVSNHFSVESVLTLEVPDLVGERHLVTIHKA
- the mnmG gene encoding tRNA uridine-5-carboxymethylaminomethyl(34) synthesis enzyme MnmG, which produces MFYQQEFDVIVVGGGHAGTEAAMASARMGANTLLLTHNIETIGQMSCNPAIGGIGKGHLVKEIDALGGAMGLATDQAGIQFRTLNSSKGPAVRATRAQADRTLYRQAIRKMVEEQPNLTLFQQSCDDLIVENDQVTGVVTQMGLKFKAKSVVLTVGTFLGGTIHIGLENYRGGRAGDPPSVALAERLRALPFRVDRLKTGTPARLDARSLDFSKMQAQPGDDPVPMVSFMGNRAMHPKQIPCYITHTNERTHEIIRGGLDRSPMFTGVIEGVGPRYCPSIEDKITRFADKSSHQIFVEPEGLNSMEVYPNGISTSLPFDIQMELVRSINGFENAHIVRPGYAIEYDFFDPRDLKQTLETKYIKGLFFAGQINGTTGYEEAGAQGLVAGANAALQVKQKDPLVLRRDQAYMGVLIDDLATMGTKEPYRMFTSRAEYRLLLREDNADMRLTALGREIGLVDDARWASFNHKMEAVEKEQQRLRGQWIHPEHSAAASLNEILKNPVSREHSLEELIRRPEMTYRKLMQIDELGPGIDDPIAAEQVEIQIKYAGYIARQMDEIAKAQRHENTLLPDDFDYSKISGLSNEVVAKLTEARPETIGKASRISGITPAAISLLLVYLKKHGLLRKQERISA